CCGCGGCGAAGGCGGCGGCCCAAGGAGGGTGAGATGGCCAGGATTCTCTACGTTGGCACCTCGGGCAGCGACGATCCGACCCGCGCCGGCCTGCCCTTCAACTTCGCGCTCGGAGCCCTCGAGGCCGGCCACCAGGCCGAGATCTTCCTCGCCGGCGAGGCTTCCTACGTCATGAAGGAGGAGATCGCCACCGCGATCCTGCCCGTCGGCATGCCGCCGCTCCGGGAGATGCTCCAGAAGGTGGTCGAGCAGCGCGTGCCGATCTACGTCTGAGGGCGCTGCTCGATGGCCCGTGGGGTCACGGAGCAGGACCTGAAGCCCAGGAACGCGCAGTTCATCACGCCCAAGGTCTTCGCCGAGAAGGTCGCCGCCGCGGACAAAGTCGTCACGACGTGAAGGTCGTCGTCCATCGCGACGCCGCCGAGCTGGCCGAGGCGGCGGCGCGCCTCTTCCGCGAGCGGGTCGCCGCGCGGCCGGGGCTCGCGATGGCGGTGCCCGCCGGCCGGACGCCGCGGCGCATGTACGCGCTCCTGCGCGAGAGGCAGGCGCGCGAGCCCGTGGACTTCGGCGCGATGCGCGTCTTCTCCGTGGACGAGCTCTGCCCGCCCGCGCCGAGCGACGGCTACTTCTGGCGCCAGGTCCGCGAGGAGTTCCTCGCGTGGGCCGGCGTGCCGCCCGCGCGCTGGCACCCGTTCCGGGTGGACGCGCCCGACCTCGAGGCCATGTGCGCCGAGTACGAGGCGGCGATCGCCGGGACCGGCGGGCTCGACCTCGTCATGCTGGGGCTCGGGCCCAACGCGCACATCGCGTCGAACGAGCCCGGGAGCGCCTTCGACTCGGTGACCCGGCCCGTTCGCCTCCTGCCCGAGACCGTGGGCTACATTCTGACCGACGAGGTGATCCAGGGCGGCGTCTCGGACCGCGCGGTGACGCTCGGCATCGACACGATTCTGAAATCGCGCGAGGTCGTCGTGCTCGTGAGCGGCCGCGCCAAGCGCGAGCCTCTCGCGAAGGCCCTCGAGGGGCCGATCGGCCCGACGGTGCCCGCCTCGGCGCTCCGGCTCCACGCCCGCTGCACAGTGCTCGCCGACCGGGAGGCGAGCCCCTGACCGGCGGCGCCGGTCAGCCGAGGTCGACCCAGACGGTCTTGACCTCGGTGTAGTGGTCGAGCCCGACCGAGCCCATCTCCCGTCCGAACCCGGACTCCTTGAAGCCGCCGAACGGCAGCGCGGCGTCGAACAGGTTGTAGGCGTTCACCCACACGGTGCCGGCGCGGAGCGCGCGGGCGGCGCGGAGCGCCTTCGCGACGTCGCGCGTCCAGACCGCCGCCGCCAGGCCGTACGTGGTGTCGTTGCCCTGGGCCAGGCCGTCCTCGAGCGACTTGAACGGGATCACCGAGAGGACGGGGCCGAAGATCTCCTCCCGCGCGATCTTCATCCGGTTCGTGACGCCGTCGAAGATCGTCGGCTCGACGAAGTAGCCCTTGCCGCCGCCGACGTTCGCCCGGCCGCCGCCCGCGACGAGGCGCGCGCCCTCGCGCTTGCCCGCCTCGATGTACGACAGCACCGTCTCCATCTGC
The sequence above is a segment of the Candidatus Methylomirabilota bacterium genome. Coding sequences within it:
- a CDS encoding DsrE family protein encodes the protein MARILYVGTSGSDDPTRAGLPFNFALGALEAGHQAEIFLAGEASYVMKEEIATAILPVGMPPLREMLQKVVEQRVPIYV
- a CDS encoding 6-phosphogluconolactonase yields the protein MKVVVHRDAAELAEAAARLFRERVAARPGLAMAVPAGRTPRRMYALLRERQAREPVDFGAMRVFSVDELCPPAPSDGYFWRQVREEFLAWAGVPPARWHPFRVDAPDLEAMCAEYEAAIAGTGGLDLVMLGLGPNAHIASNEPGSAFDSVTRPVRLLPETVGYILTDEVIQGGVSDRAVTLGIDTILKSREVVVLVSGRAKREPLAKALEGPIGPTVPASALRLHARCTVLADREASP